From the Moorena sp. SIOASIH genome, the window CAAGTCCTGATTGTTGAAACAGTACTCTGGGTAGTCACATAGACTCTGCTCCCTCCCTTTCCCGAGTGATAGTCCCAGTAGTGTTCCCTGGGGTTGACTTAGGAGTTGACTTAGGAGTACTGTGGCATTCAACAAGTGTTTGCCGTTTTATGCCACCTAAGCCATCCCAGCTAATCCAGGTAATAAGTAATAATTTGATGGTCACCCTTGCTCCGGGAGGCTGTTCGCCCTTTTTTAGGTAACTTCATGAAAAGCTTGTGAAATTAATTATGAGTTTTTTCCCCTGAAAACTCAACATCCTTACATATTTCTTAAAACTTCAAATCTTTTCTACATATTCCTTACCAGTAACCCCAAGGACAATCTCCGGAATCATCCTATGTGAAGTAAATTGGTGCTGTCAAGTTGTTTTCACGATAACTTTACGGTTTTTACAATAACTTCAAGAAAAGTTTATCAAATCTTATTGAAGTTAACCAGCCAGATTGAAGTTAACTAGCCAGATAGAGTTGTCAAGTTTTCATAACATTTTCACTAAACTAACTATTCATATAATCAGTTTAGTAGTTATCAATAGTTTTACAATTACTTTACAAATTCTTCATTAAATCTTGTTATAAACTTTAAAAAAAATTCACAAGTACAGCAATGTCTCAGCTCCTAGAGAAGCTTTGTGCTCCTTGATAGTGTGATACGGTTTGTCAATTACCCTAGGGGTTATACCCCTCAAAAATTAGCAAGCTTACAGAGCACCATACTTCCTATCTGGTCGTCATATCATCGACCCTTAAATACTAATCATTAAAACTGATCGGGAGATGGGGAGAAGTAAGGGGAGGGAAGAACGTGGATATTGTTAATCATTACTCATCCTCCGGACTTGATATAAATTAATCAACAGTTAACTTACATAGTTTTATTGATCGTTATTTTTATTTGAAAACAAAAAAATACTTCCTAGGTTTACATCTCATTCATAAACCCTATAGTCAGCTATAACTTAACGTAAACTTTACAAAAGTATCTTATCAAAAGTGACAAATTGGCATGTCTAATACCTTCCAATTATTTATGGTTTTACTATAAATCAATTGGGTGGTAACCAAGTGTGTAATATAGCGTTTCGTGTAGGATATGTAAACCTATAAGGTCTTTTTTTATTGGAAAATAAAACTCCGGAGCTCTTTCCCCTCTTGCCTTACTTACCCTCCTGGGAGGGTTTAGGGGTGGGTTCCTATTGTATGCAAGCAAATTCCTGCAAAAAGTGTGTTTACAACCCAGCTCCAAACGCTATATTCCCCATTCTCCATTCCCACTATTGATAATTAAGTGAACAAAAAAACCTAGAATTTTATGACATCAGATACTCTATTCTTACCCCTGAAATCTCAAACCTATAACCCTAAACCTAACTTTGCTAATGCTACCGGAGGCGCTCAGTTTACAGGATACAGTCACAGTCCTTCAGGGACTTTGACTGATGCCCAAGCACAGACTTTCGTCAACGATGGTTTAACTCAGGCCATTGCTAATGCTGACGCCACCTTTATCAATGACCCAACTTTTTCTGAACTCTTCACTCAAAGTGCTGGAGTTGGTCAAGAGGGCGCTTATGAAGTATTTGCTAGCAGCAAGGCTAAGGTAGTTGGTAATTTTTCCGTTGGTGCTTATCAGAAGTTTTCCTTTGATTTCTCAACGGCTTTAGAACTTAACTCAAAAGAAATTGAAAATTCCAATACTGAATATGCTTCCGCAAAGTCAGGCAGTTATTTTTTTGTATTAGATACAACTAATGGTTATACCAAACTGTTAGATTATTTTGGCCTGAAGGGGAATTTAATCTCTTCGAGTCAAGTTGGCAAGCTGAACTTTGGTGCAAGTTATAATGTTACCGTTGACTACCCCTCTAAAAGTACAGATATTAATGGTAACAATGGCATCGACTTCCTAAAAGGCTCAACTACAGGAGAATATAAGCGTTGGTTTAACCGTGATACCAATGTAACTGTAGTAGAAGTAAATACCAGTACAATTCAGTTGTTGGGAGATAGCTTAATCTATAACTTGGGTAATGATGTCCAATATGGAAGTATTTGGAATGATAAACTTCATGGAACTGATTATGGGGACAAAATCTATAGCAGCCTAGGGGATGATACTGTCTATGGCTATGGTGGTAATGATATCCTTGAAGGAGGTAAAGGCCACGATAAGCTGTATGGTGGTAATGGTTATGATAAACTCCATGGCAGTTTTGGTGAGGATACCTTAGTCGGTGGTTACCACAATGATACGTTATTCGGTGGTAGTGATGATGACATCCTGATTGGTGGTCGTGGTAGCGATGTGATGAGCGGTGGTAGTGGCGCTGACCAATTCGTTTTTGAGCGAAATCAGAGTTTGTTATCCGGTGAATTTGATGTGATCAAGGACTTTGAGGTTGGTGTCGATCAGATTGAATTTTGGGGCTGGGGTTATATTGATGCCTCCAATTGGTTCAGTGGGGTAATTGCTGAAGGTAGGCTCACCGATACCCAAGATGGTGCGCTATTCCATTCAAATTATGGTGGAAAAGTCCTGTTTGAAGGGGTTAATGCACACGAGCTTAGTGACTCTGACTTCGTCTTCGCTGCTTAAAACTTAATTCCAGATGGGTAATACTCTACAGGACTCACGCAGTAAATTTATACCAATTCTTAGCGCTCACACCGCTACACATCAATTTCATCTCCCCATCTCCCCATCTGCATCTTTAGTGTTACTTGTAGTGTGCGTTAATAACGCACCCTACTACTACTTATAGGGTTTAGTGCCCAATTTTTCGTAAGTCTTGCTTCAATTCATTGAAGCTAAACTCAAAGAGGCGTTCGCTTAGCGTGCGCCTCTTTTATCATGAGCTGATTACTGATAGCTAAATGCTTACTATCTTAACTACCAGACCATTCGGTCACTGGTGAAGAGCTGATAGCTTAATACTTACCAATTAGGCTGTTATTGTCATAAAAATCAGCCGCCAAAATGGCGCTCAGAATTGATTGATCCTATATATAATGATTCCCGGAATAAGTCCATATAAAAATGGAGAATTTAATGGGATCAAATACTTTATTTTTGCCGATTGTTAAAACCCCTAACTCCAAACCGAACTTTGCTGACGCTACAGGAAGCGCCAAGTTCACCAACTATAGTCAACCAGCGTCTGGGTTTTTGACTCAAGCTCAGGCGCAGACTTTAGTCAAGGATGGTGTGGGTTTTGCCCTTGCTAATGCTGACGCCACTTTTGTCAATAACCCAACCTTCTCTACACTATTTAGTCAAGCTACCGCAGCTGGTTTTGATGGTGCTTTTGAGAGTCGTTCGCAAAGTAACACTAAAGTAGTTGCTAGTTTTTCTGTTGGAGCTAATCAACAATTCTCTTTCAATTTCTCAGCAGATTTACGACTGACAGCTAAAGAAATTGAAAATCCTAATCGGGAATATTCTCAGGCCAAGTCAAAGATAGGTTTTCTGGTTTTAGAGACTGAGAGTCACAGTAGACCTAAGGTTAAAGGGTTTTTTGGCATTGCTGGTGATTTAATCTCTTCCCGCAAAATCGGCGACTTGGATTTTGGCTCTAGTCGCAACGTCAAACTTAACGGTCCTTTTAAAACCACTGATATTGATGGCAACAACGGCGTAGACTTCGTCAAGGGTTCAGCCCAAGGCACTTATCAGCAAACCTTTAGCCGTGATAGCAAGATCACGATCGTAGAAGTTAATAATAATGCTGTTAGTTTGTTGGGGGATACCTTAATCAACAGCCTGGGCAAGGATGTCCGCTATGGAAGTATTTGGGATGATAAGCTTCGTGGCACTTTCCGTAATGACAAAATTTATGCTAGCCTAGGCGATGATTCGATTCAAGGACTTACTGGCGATGACATCCTGGAAGGGGGTAAAGGCAACGATAAGCTGAATGGAGGGTTTGGTGATGATAAACTCCATGGCAGTTTTGGTAACGACACTTTGGTAGGTGGCGGTGGCAATGACACCATGGTTGGTGGTAATGGCGCTGACACATTTGTTTTCAATCGGATCAATAGCTTGCTTGGAAATGACTTTGATATCATCAAAGACTTCCAAGTTGGTTTAGATAAGGTTAAATTCCAAGGTTTTGGTCGAATTGACTCCAAAACTTGGTACAACAATGGGATAAATCAGGGTTACCTTACTAATACTAGTAATGGCGCTCTCTTATCTGACGCAAAAGGTGGAGAAGTTTTGTTTGAAGGTGTGAATCTAAACGCTCTTAAGCATTCTGACTTCCACTTCGCCTAACATCCAGTCCTAGGGGCGAAGTATTTGGGAAGAAACTTGTTGGAAAAACGACGATATTTAGATCCAAATGCTTCCCCTGATCGCTATTTTGGCAAGAGGTCTAATACCGAGTTGCATTCAAAGATAGTAGATGGGGAGATGGGGAGATGGGGAAATGGGGAGATGGGGAGATGGGGAGATTGGGGGCAGATAAAGTTGTACCTTTGATCGCAACTTAGTATAAAGAAAAGAGGCGCACGCTAGGCGAACGCCTCTTTTTTCATATCAATACCATTTTTATAGTCCGGGTAATCGGTAATTGGTAATCGGTAATCAAACCACTATTACCAATTATAAATTAAGTACATAGCAACAAATAATGATTAGTTAACTGTGACAATATATAACATTTAGTGATAATTTGCTGTAAAATAAACAGCCAAAATGGCGTTTGAAATATATTGATTATATTTATAATTTTCATCTAATATAGTTGTCCAAAAAAACGGAAAATTCATGACATCAGACACTCTATTCTTAACCCCTAGAACCTCTAACTCCAAACCGAACTTTGCTAACGCTACAGGAAACGCTCAGTTTACCAACTATAGTCAAGCTCCTGCTGGTACCTTGACTAATGCCCAGGTGGAGACCTTGGTCAAGGGTGGTGTAGCTACTGCTATTGCTGATGCTAAAGCTAGCTTTATCAATGACCCAGCTTTCTCTCAACTTTTCACTCAAAGTACTGTAGTTGGTACTGAGGGGGCTTTTCAGGGCAGTGCCAATAGCCGCACTGAAGTGGTTGGTAATTTTTCAGTGGGAGCTAATCAAAAATTCTCTTTCAATTTTTCAGCAGCTTTAGAACTGAACGCTAAAGAAATTGAAAATTCCAATCGGGAATATTCTGAGGCTAAGTCGGGGACATTTTTTTTCCTGTTGAATACTGATCAGATGAATCAGCCCAAGATTATCGATTCGTTTGCTATCTCTGGTGATTTAATTTCTTCCCGTCGAATCGGCGATCTGGATTTTGGCTTTAGTCGCAACATCACACTGAACTCTCCCACAAAACGCTTTGATATTAATGGGAACAATGGCATAGATTTCGTTAAGGGTTCAGTTACAGGCACTTATCAGCGCACCTTTAGTCGCAATACTAATTTGACGTTAGTGGAAATTAATCAAAGTGCCGTTAAATTATTAGGAGATACCTTAATTGGCAACTTAGGTAATGATGTTCGCTACGGCACGATCTGGAATGATGAACTCCGTGGCACTAACAGAAATGACAAAATTTATGGCAGCCTAGGTAATGATTCCCTCTATGGATTTGATGGCAATGATATTTTAGAAGGTGGTCAAGGTCACGATCAGCTATTTGGGAGCTATGGTAGCGACAAACTCCATGGCAGCTTTGGTAATGACACTCTTAAGGGTGGCTCGGGTAAGGACATTATGTATGGTGGCTCTGGTCGAGACATTATGTATGGTGGCTCTGGTCGAGACACAATGTATGGTGGCATTGATGATGACACCCTCAAGGGTGGCTCGGGTAACGATTTCATAGTTGGGGATGCTGGTAACCAAAACAACAATGTTAGTGTTTACCGTGGGCATCAATATCTCCTGACTTCGGTTGCTGGCACCTGGGACGAAGCTCAAGCTGAGGCAAAGCGTTTAGGTGGTAATCTGGTAACGATTAATGATGCTGCTGAGCAAACATGGCTGTTTAACAAATTTGGTTCTAAGGAACTGTTTTGGATTGGCTTAACTGACAAGTCAAGAGAAGGTAATTGGAAGTGGGTCAGTGGTGAGTCAGCAACTTATCGCAACTGGTCTCCAGGAGAACCCAACAACGCCACAATCTATGGAACTCAACCAGAGGGTGAAGACTATGCCGTCATGGGTTGGGGCGATCGCGCCTGGAATGATTTAAGCGATCGCGATCCTTGGCATAATAATCTGCGAGGCGTGATTGAGATCAATCAGCCCAGTAATAAAGATGCCATAATTGGTGGAGATGACGTTATTATTGGTGATCGCGGTAGTGATACTTTAGTCGGTGGCAGTGGCGCAGATAAATTTGTGTTCAAACGGAATGAGAGTTTGTTACCCGGTGAATTCGATGTCATCAAAGACTTTGAAGTGGGTGTCGATAAATTTGAATTCCAAGGCTGGGGTAATAATATTAATGCTTCCAAGTGGTTCAATAATGAAATTTCCCAACGTGGGATTATTGATACTCAAGATGGTGCTCTGTTCCGTTCTGATTATGGTGGAACTGTTCTGTTTGAAGACGTGAGTGTAGCAGATCTCAGCTACTCTGACTTTAGCTTTAGCTAACCCCCAATTCTAGAAGAAGCTGAGTGCTGAGTGCGCAGGGTGCTCAGTGCTCAGTGCTCAGTGCTCAGTGCGTCAGTGCTGACAAATCAATCAAAAGAAGCGATTGATTCTTTTCTCGTCCTAAAAAAAATCAGCCAAAATGGCGATACCTTTTGAAGATAGTTATTTATGATAGTGGTGGGCTTAATGCTTTCCATCAAAAGCTCAGATCTGGCTTTGGGTGAAGAGGCTGGTAGCCCAATCCATGGTCGGTTAAGCAAGGGTCAACTGTCAAAGGAAAGGCAAGAGGCAAGAGGCAAGAGGCAAGAGTTAATCAAATATAGAAGGATTTTTGGTAGCAATG encodes:
- a CDS encoding lectin-like protein; the protein is MTSDTLFLTPRTSNSKPNFANATGNAQFTNYSQAPAGTLTNAQVETLVKGGVATAIADAKASFINDPAFSQLFTQSTVVGTEGAFQGSANSRTEVVGNFSVGANQKFSFNFSAALELNAKEIENSNREYSEAKSGTFFFLLNTDQMNQPKIIDSFAISGDLISSRRIGDLDFGFSRNITLNSPTKRFDINGNNGIDFVKGSVTGTYQRTFSRNTNLTLVEINQSAVKLLGDTLIGNLGNDVRYGTIWNDELRGTNRNDKIYGSLGNDSLYGFDGNDILEGGQGHDQLFGSYGSDKLHGSFGNDTLKGGSGKDIMYGGSGRDIMYGGSGRDTMYGGIDDDTLKGGSGNDFIVGDAGNQNNNVSVYRGHQYLLTSVAGTWDEAQAEAKRLGGNLVTINDAAEQTWLFNKFGSKELFWIGLTDKSREGNWKWVSGESATYRNWSPGEPNNATIYGTQPEGEDYAVMGWGDRAWNDLSDRDPWHNNLRGVIEINQPSNKDAIIGGDDVIIGDRGSDTLVGGSGADKFVFKRNESLLPGEFDVIKDFEVGVDKFEFQGWGNNINASKWFNNEISQRGIIDTQDGALFRSDYGGTVLFEDVSVADLSYSDFSFS
- a CDS encoding calcium-binding protein; translation: MTSDTLFLPLKSQTYNPKPNFANATGGAQFTGYSHSPSGTLTDAQAQTFVNDGLTQAIANADATFINDPTFSELFTQSAGVGQEGAYEVFASSKAKVVGNFSVGAYQKFSFDFSTALELNSKEIENSNTEYASAKSGSYFFVLDTTNGYTKLLDYFGLKGNLISSSQVGKLNFGASYNVTVDYPSKSTDINGNNGIDFLKGSTTGEYKRWFNRDTNVTVVEVNTSTIQLLGDSLIYNLGNDVQYGSIWNDKLHGTDYGDKIYSSLGDDTVYGYGGNDILEGGKGHDKLYGGNGYDKLHGSFGEDTLVGGYHNDTLFGGSDDDILIGGRGSDVMSGGSGADQFVFERNQSLLSGEFDVIKDFEVGVDQIEFWGWGYIDASNWFSGVIAEGRLTDTQDGALFHSNYGGKVLFEGVNAHELSDSDFVFAA
- a CDS encoding calcium-binding protein, which codes for MGSNTLFLPIVKTPNSKPNFADATGSAKFTNYSQPASGFLTQAQAQTLVKDGVGFALANADATFVNNPTFSTLFSQATAAGFDGAFESRSQSNTKVVASFSVGANQQFSFNFSADLRLTAKEIENPNREYSQAKSKIGFLVLETESHSRPKVKGFFGIAGDLISSRKIGDLDFGSSRNVKLNGPFKTTDIDGNNGVDFVKGSAQGTYQQTFSRDSKITIVEVNNNAVSLLGDTLINSLGKDVRYGSIWDDKLRGTFRNDKIYASLGDDSIQGLTGDDILEGGKGNDKLNGGFGDDKLHGSFGNDTLVGGGGNDTMVGGNGADTFVFNRINSLLGNDFDIIKDFQVGLDKVKFQGFGRIDSKTWYNNGINQGYLTNTSNGALLSDAKGGEVLFEGVNLNALKHSDFHFA